In one window of Duganella dendranthematis DNA:
- a CDS encoding molybdopterin-dependent oxidoreductase: MSDLLRQLVLAACLAVALPAWAHDAPPAASAAPVGAAAVAGQVAIGGAVTQPLTLDAAALRQFPADQIVDLRLPGRDAGAPPSVLRGVRLRALLERAQVKTADHNTVKKLAVIASASDGYKVVFSWSELFNSELGDSVLVLFERDGKPLAPAEGPLALISGKDIRTGPRHVKWLQTVEVRQIVE, encoded by the coding sequence ATGTCCGATTTGTTGCGGCAGCTGGTTTTGGCTGCCTGTCTGGCGGTCGCCTTGCCGGCCTGGGCGCACGATGCGCCGCCGGCCGCGTCGGCCGCGCCGGTCGGGGCTGCGGCCGTAGCCGGTCAGGTGGCGATCGGCGGCGCGGTGACGCAGCCGCTGACGCTGGATGCGGCGGCGCTGCGCCAGTTTCCTGCGGACCAGATCGTCGACTTGCGCCTGCCCGGCCGCGACGCCGGCGCGCCGCCCAGCGTGCTGCGCGGCGTGCGGCTGCGGGCGCTGCTGGAGCGTGCGCAGGTCAAAACGGCCGACCACAACACAGTCAAGAAGCTGGCCGTGATCGCCAGCGCCAGCGACGGCTACAAAGTGGTGTTTTCGTGGAGCGAGCTGTTTAACAGCGAACTGGGCGACTCGGTGCTGGTGCTGTTCGAGCGCGACGGCAAGCCGCTGGCGCCGGCCGAAGGGCCACTGGCACTAATTTCGGGTAAGGATATCCGCACCGGCCCGCGCCATGTGAAGTGGCTGCAAACGGTGGAAGTACGGCAGATTGTCGAATGA
- a CDS encoding TonB-dependent receptor, with protein sequence MTDSRHSASTTTIAVIVSLLCAAGAFAQQADEMQTVTVQGTSTSPALGLARQSGTASRLNLTAQELPASVDILSADTMQARGDLLVKDAVTRSTGLTDISSPGNGVAYSARGFTGNGSIALLENGQRPQVGSGTATYPADPWGYDHIEVLRGPGSVVYGSGTTGATINAVRKAPSRTSSFEAMAGIGGGEAVRAGVGGTGALGEHGAFRIDAYADHSDGFIDRGDSRHGKLLTSVHYALTPDLDLDMQLDHLEQKPQRYFGTPLVNGGLSRALRDQNYDVSDADIHFVDDKAQARLTWRYSPALTISNELAYMKARRNWRNAEYYHYDASANVVERSDYIAIHHDQEQTGNRLEARWNNGANRVAAGWEAAVINFLHTNNSPYGGSSTVAPTGFDPGVFDSPDPLLPNFSTHTVTTAFYVEDAYSINDSLLLLAGLRHDRYKVDRVSLLGAAGFSSTLQANAARLGLTWKLAADTSLYGQVSTGSDPVTSLLSLNLANSRYKLTSARQVEAGVKQSLAGGKAEWTAALYHISKDDIITRDPTNPALSVQGGSQTSRGAEVTASVALAQAWRLEANAAYTDAQFDQLLEGGNQSRAGNRPSDVPKVSANLWLNYRYRGWRASAGVRYVGERFIDNANSQTIPAYTTFDGSLGWNYSRNVLVQLNLRNLTDKLYASTSYSDSQYLLGDRRHAELTVQWRY encoded by the coding sequence ATGACCGATTCCAGGCACTCCGCCAGTACGACCACCATTGCCGTTATTGTTTCCCTGCTGTGCGCCGCCGGCGCCTTTGCCCAACAGGCCGACGAGATGCAGACCGTCACCGTGCAGGGCACGTCCACCAGTCCCGCACTGGGACTGGCGCGCCAGAGCGGCACCGCCAGCCGCCTCAATCTGACGGCGCAGGAACTGCCGGCGAGCGTCGACATCCTCAGCGCCGACACCATGCAGGCGCGTGGCGACCTGCTGGTGAAGGATGCGGTCACCCGCAGCACCGGCCTGACCGACATCAGCTCACCCGGCAATGGCGTGGCCTATTCGGCGCGCGGCTTCACTGGCAACGGCTCAATCGCCTTGCTGGAAAACGGCCAGCGCCCGCAAGTCGGTTCCGGCACCGCCACGTATCCGGCCGACCCATGGGGTTATGACCACATCGAAGTGCTGCGCGGTCCGGGATCGGTGGTGTACGGCAGCGGCACCACCGGCGCCACCATCAACGCGGTGCGCAAGGCGCCTAGCCGTACCAGTTCATTTGAAGCGATGGCCGGCATCGGCGGCGGCGAAGCGGTACGCGCCGGCGTCGGCGGCACCGGCGCGCTGGGCGAACATGGCGCCTTCCGCATCGACGCGTATGCGGACCACAGCGACGGCTTTATCGACCGTGGCGACTCGCGTCACGGCAAGCTGCTGACCAGCGTGCATTACGCGCTGACGCCCGATCTCGACCTGGATATGCAGCTCGACCATCTGGAGCAAAAGCCGCAGCGCTACTTCGGCACGCCGCTGGTGAATGGTGGCTTGTCGCGCGCGCTGCGCGACCAGAACTACGATGTCAGCGACGCCGATATCCACTTCGTTGACGACAAGGCGCAGGCGCGCCTGACCTGGCGCTATTCGCCGGCGCTCACCATCAGCAACGAGCTGGCCTACATGAAGGCGCGCCGCAACTGGCGCAATGCCGAGTACTATCACTACGACGCCAGCGCCAATGTGGTCGAGCGCAGCGACTATATCGCCATCCATCACGATCAGGAACAGACCGGCAACCGCCTGGAAGCGCGCTGGAACAACGGCGCCAATCGCGTGGCGGCCGGCTGGGAAGCGGCCGTGATCAACTTCCTGCATACGAATAACTCGCCGTACGGCGGCTCGTCCACCGTGGCGCCGACCGGCTTCGATCCCGGCGTATTCGATAGCCCGGACCCGCTGCTGCCGAACTTCTCGACCCACACCGTCACCACCGCCTTCTATGTGGAAGACGCCTACAGCATCAACGATAGCCTGCTGTTGCTGGCCGGCCTGCGCCATGACCGTTACAAGGTTGATCGCGTCAGCCTGCTGGGCGCGGCCGGCTTCAGCTCGACGCTGCAAGCGAACGCCGCGCGCCTCGGCCTGACGTGGAAGCTGGCGGCTGACACCTCGCTGTACGGCCAGGTGAGCACCGGCAGCGATCCGGTCACCAGTTTGCTGTCGCTCAATCTGGCCAATAGCCGCTACAAGCTGACATCCGCGCGCCAGGTGGAGGCGGGCGTCAAGCAATCGCTGGCCGGCGGCAAGGCCGAATGGACGGCGGCGCTGTACCACATCAGCAAGGACGACATCATCACGCGCGATCCGACCAACCCGGCGCTGTCGGTGCAGGGTGGTTCGCAGACTTCGCGCGGCGCGGAAGTCACGGCCAGCGTCGCGCTGGCGCAGGCCTGGCGTCTGGAAGCAAATGCTGCTTACACTGATGCGCAGTTTGACCAGCTGCTTGAAGGCGGCAACCAGTCGCGCGCCGGCAATCGACCGTCCGACGTGCCGAAGGTGTCGGCCAACTTGTGGCTTAACTACCGCTATCGCGGTTGGCGCGCATCGGCCGGCGTGCGCTATGTCGGCGAACGTTTCATCGACAACGCCAACAGCCAGACAATACCTGCCTACACGACGTTCGATGGGTCGCTGGGCTGGAACTACAGCCGCAATGTGCTGGTGCAGCTTAACCTGCGCAACCTGACCGACAAGCTGTATGCCAGCACCTCGTACAGCGACAGCCAGTATCTGCTGGGCGATCGCCGCCATGCCGAGTTGACCGTGCAGTGGCGCTACTGA
- a CDS encoding glutamine amidotransferase encodes MKTALILRHLAFEDLGLLQPVLARAGYAIRYIEAGVDALAAHPPLAADLVVVLGGPISVYDSADYPWLPEEIDWLRQRLLEDRPTLGICLGAQLMAAALNARVEAGPRKEIGWAPLTLGREGDDFAGMADYLAQTPAVLHWHGDTYALPSGARHLASSALYENQAFAWGAHCLALQFHPEFEPHRLEQWLIGHALEIASTPDVTLHQLRADTAQHGQQAQAAATQFLAGWIATLSGCRCKPLIVPLVRRQHAPCRRNF; translated from the coding sequence ATGAAGACCGCGCTGATACTGCGCCATCTGGCGTTTGAAGACCTGGGCCTGCTACAGCCGGTGCTGGCGCGCGCAGGCTACGCCATCCGCTATATTGAGGCGGGCGTCGATGCGCTGGCCGCGCACCCACCGCTGGCGGCGGATCTGGTGGTGGTGCTGGGCGGCCCGATTTCGGTCTACGACAGCGCCGACTATCCGTGGCTGCCGGAGGAAATCGACTGGCTGCGCCAGCGCCTGCTGGAAGACCGCCCTACCCTCGGCATCTGCCTCGGCGCGCAGTTGATGGCGGCCGCGCTGAACGCCAGGGTGGAGGCAGGCCCGCGCAAGGAAATCGGCTGGGCGCCGCTGACGCTGGGCCGCGAGGGCGACGATTTCGCCGGCATGGCCGACTATCTGGCGCAAACGCCGGCCGTGCTGCACTGGCACGGCGACACTTACGCGCTGCCGTCCGGCGCGCGTCATCTGGCGTCCAGCGCGCTGTACGAGAACCAGGCCTTTGCCTGGGGCGCGCATTGCCTGGCGCTGCAATTCCATCCGGAGTTTGAGCCGCACCGGCTGGAGCAGTGGCTGATCGGCCATGCGCTGGAGATCGCCTCCACGCCGGACGTCACGCTGCACCAACTGCGCGCCGACACGGCCCAGCATGGGCAGCAGGCGCAGGCGGCCGCTACGCAATTTTTGGCCGGCTGGATCGCCACGCTGTCAGGCTGCCGCTGCAAGCCGCTGATCGTGCCGTTGGTGCGGCGCCAGCACGCGCCCTGCCGCCGGAATTTTTAA
- a CDS encoding PepSY domain-containing protein encodes MGSWKRQLHLWHRWLGIVLGLLVLLWFGSGIVMMYVPYPSLTEQERMAWLPTIDARQVRLNAWDAWHAAAHPNRADAAAPEALPAEVRMTTVAGRPAYHFKADGHWLSVWADTGQPVQVTPALAMASARNAAPGAQALSAELIDIDQWSFGSLQHHRPLYRVQADDAAGSLLYISSRTGELVRDTTRSERAWNWAGSVIHWIYFTPLRTHGQPWRQVVMWTSGAALLLVMLGMALGIQRLRLRRRYAGGRRSPYRGWQAWHHWLGLSVGALMMTWLFSGWLSVTPFDWLSSPGITAQDRLAFAGGPLTRDDLSISIAYTVRKHPGAMELTWLRVDGQLYLSTLGRTQRRLLDAHTGAPAGPIPQARLLHAIQAMRPGAQLQSVETLTSEDSYHYSHHNTAVLPVLRGRFALADDTTFYIDPAQGQLVGYSDRNSQWNRWLFNGLHQLDFAAVLRARPLWDVLVIILCLLGGTATLAGMVLGWRRLRRR; translated from the coding sequence ATGGGCTCCTGGAAGCGTCAGCTGCACCTGTGGCACCGCTGGCTGGGCATCGTGCTTGGCTTGCTGGTGCTGCTATGGTTCGGTTCCGGCATCGTCATGATGTATGTGCCGTATCCGTCGCTGACGGAGCAGGAACGCATGGCGTGGCTGCCGACTATCGATGCGCGCCAGGTGCGGTTGAACGCGTGGGATGCGTGGCACGCCGCCGCGCATCCCAATCGCGCCGATGCCGCCGCGCCGGAGGCGTTGCCGGCCGAAGTGCGCATGACCACCGTCGCCGGCCGTCCGGCCTACCACTTCAAGGCCGACGGCCATTGGCTATCCGTCTGGGCCGATACCGGCCAGCCGGTGCAGGTCACGCCGGCACTGGCGATGGCCAGCGCGCGCAACGCCGCACCCGGCGCGCAAGCACTGTCGGCGGAGCTGATCGACATCGACCAATGGAGTTTCGGCAGCCTGCAACATCACCGCCCGCTGTACCGCGTCCAAGCAGACGACGCGGCGGGCAGCCTGCTGTACATCTCCAGCCGCACCGGTGAACTGGTGCGCGACACCACGCGCAGCGAACGCGCCTGGAACTGGGCCGGATCGGTGATCCACTGGATCTACTTCACGCCCTTGCGCACGCACGGCCAGCCCTGGCGACAGGTGGTGATGTGGACTTCGGGCGCGGCGCTGTTGCTGGTGATGCTCGGCATGGCGCTGGGCATTCAGCGCCTGCGCCTGCGCCGCCGTTACGCCGGCGGCCGGCGCTCGCCATATCGCGGCTGGCAAGCATGGCACCACTGGCTGGGCCTGAGCGTAGGCGCGTTGATGATGACATGGCTGTTCAGCGGCTGGCTGTCGGTCACACCGTTCGACTGGCTGTCATCGCCGGGCATCACGGCGCAGGACCGGCTCGCATTCGCCGGCGGCCCGCTGACCCGCGACGACCTGTCAATCTCAATAGCCTACACGGTGCGGAAGCATCCCGGCGCAATGGAACTGACATGGCTGCGTGTTGATGGCCAGCTTTATCTGAGCACGCTGGGGCGCACGCAGCGGCGCCTGCTGGACGCACATACCGGCGCGCCAGCAGGCCCGATCCCACAAGCGCGCCTGCTGCACGCCATCCAGGCCATGCGTCCCGGCGCGCAACTGCAATCCGTGGAAACGCTGACCAGCGAAGACAGCTACCACTACAGCCACCACAACACCGCTGTGCTGCCGGTATTACGCGGGCGCTTCGCGCTGGCCGACGACACCACGTTCTACATCGACCCCGCCCAAGGCCAACTGGTTGGCTATTCCGACCGCAACAGCCAATGGAACCGCTGGCTGTTCAACGGCCTGCATCAACTGGACTTCGCCGCCGTCTTGCGCGCGCGGCCGCTATGGGACGTGCTGGTCATCATACTGTGCCTGCTCGGCGGGACGGCAACGCTGGCCGGCATGGTGCTGGGCTGGCGGCGCTTGCGCAGGCGCTAG
- a CDS encoding DUF2325 domain-containing protein — protein sequence MPFLPAQPAPPHFIHRLLNVPADACCAPETTPFLAAPAPAPRRAKLAELDSNLHCSVIGTCLTTGELRKLVPRHAAQLDRKTASDLDIHHTAVELSMQGEAAAKELHKALDTRHALAIKRFKPADQEGLAQLWADALAQGDVPGAYWALLTHPLCSHALRRQAFGDVHMLSHLVGASNRADLRRLNALEEECARLREQNAALQTRAQEQAAQHQQAVEVVSQQAMELTRLRERHAGLAHASAADQLAQLRDLIAARDEQLAQHSARSADLAARLAASDAAAELTRNAARQLGADAEQARVEVQALEQALLQTLDNDDDSATLPSLHGRRVMYVGGRPQSNQLLARLVAAAGGELLTHDGGIEDRKGMLASLLPRADMVVFPVDCISHNAMHVTRQLAARAGIPCHPVRNAGIASFVELMQREVTQLQRA from the coding sequence ATGCCCTTCCTGCCCGCCCAACCTGCGCCGCCGCACTTCATTCACCGCCTGCTGAACGTGCCGGCCGATGCCTGCTGCGCGCCAGAAACCACGCCGTTCCTGGCCGCCCCGGCGCCGGCGCCACGCCGCGCCAAGCTGGCCGAGCTGGATTCCAACCTGCATTGCTCGGTCATCGGCACCTGCCTGACCACCGGCGAGCTGCGCAAGCTGGTGCCGCGCCACGCGGCACAGCTGGACCGCAAGACCGCCAGCGACCTCGACATCCACCACACGGCGGTCGAGCTGTCGATGCAGGGCGAGGCCGCCGCCAAGGAATTGCACAAGGCGCTCGATACCCGCCACGCGCTGGCCATCAAACGCTTCAAGCCGGCCGACCAGGAGGGGCTGGCGCAGCTGTGGGCCGATGCGCTGGCGCAGGGCGACGTGCCGGGCGCCTACTGGGCCTTGCTGACGCATCCGCTGTGCAGCCATGCGCTGCGGCGCCAGGCCTTCGGCGATGTTCACATGCTGTCGCACCTGGTGGGCGCCTCCAACCGCGCCGACTTGCGCCGCCTGAACGCGCTGGAAGAGGAGTGCGCGCGCCTGCGTGAACAGAACGCCGCACTGCAAACCCGCGCGCAGGAACAGGCGGCGCAGCACCAGCAGGCGGTCGAAGTGGTGTCGCAGCAGGCGATGGAGCTGACCCGGCTGCGCGAACGCCATGCCGGCCTGGCCCATGCGTCCGCCGCCGACCAGCTGGCGCAACTGCGCGACCTCATCGCCGCGCGCGATGAGCAACTGGCGCAGCACAGCGCGCGCAGCGCCGACCTGGCAGCGCGGCTGGCCGCCAGCGACGCCGCCGCCGAGCTGACCCGCAACGCCGCGCGCCAGCTGGGCGCCGACGCCGAACAGGCGCGCGTCGAAGTGCAGGCGCTGGAACAGGCGCTGCTGCAAACGCTGGACAATGACGACGACAGCGCCACGCTGCCGTCGCTGCACGGCCGGCGCGTGATGTACGTCGGCGGCCGGCCGCAATCGAACCAGTTGCTGGCGCGGCTGGTGGCCGCCGCCGGCGGCGAATTGCTGACGCACGACGGCGGCATCGAAGACCGCAAAGGCATGCTGGCGTCGCTGCTGCCGCGCGCCGACATGGTGGTGTTCCCGGTCGACTGCATCAGCCACAACGCCATGCACGTCACCCGCCAGCTGGCCGCGCGCGCCGGCATCCCGTGCCATCCGGTGCGCAATGCCGGCATCGCCAGCTTTGTCGAGCTGATGCAGCGCGAAGTGACGCAACTTCAGCGGGCCTGA
- a CDS encoding glycoside hydrolase family 9 protein yields the protein MRQIITLLALAGAGVTATAADGIKLNQLGFLPGADKVAVVPDGAARDFSIVRAGSDTVVQSGTLGQATKAPESGDTVRLAHFASLKTPGRYQLRVAGLPDSPPFEISASAYQAVNAAALKAYYFNRAGIALDAAHAGIYARAAGHPDTQVLIHASAASPARPAGSLISSPKGWYDAGDYNKYIVNSGISTYTLLAAYEDFPAYFQAQRLNIPESGNGVPDILNEARWNLDWMLTMQDPADGGVYHKLTNLKFDGMVMPAQATAPRYVVQKTTAAALDFAAVMATASRVYAPYDAALATRMRSAAQQAWRWAQVHPRDYYRQPADVATGEYADNDVSDEQAWAAAELYITTGDNAYYQALHAPEQAMTVSAWSDVRGLAWLSLARHRTTLGAAADQALIASRVDGLAQQLAAAWQQSPYGITLQKKDYVWGSNAVVLNQAMVLLHAYRVNGKRAYLDAAQSGLDYVLGRNAVELSFVTGYGTRSALHPHHRPSVADGIAAPVPGWLVGGPQPGQQDQQGCPQPYPSALPARSYLDHACSYASNEIAINWNAPLVYVSAGLQALTPAAP from the coding sequence ATGCGACAAATCATCACCTTGCTGGCGCTGGCCGGCGCGGGCGTCACCGCCACCGCAGCCGACGGCATCAAACTCAACCAGCTCGGCTTCCTGCCCGGCGCCGACAAGGTCGCGGTGGTACCCGATGGCGCCGCGCGCGACTTCAGCATCGTGCGCGCCGGCAGCGACACCGTGGTGCAATCCGGCACGCTGGGCCAGGCCACTAAGGCCCCCGAGTCCGGCGACACGGTACGGCTGGCGCACTTCGCCAGCCTGAAAACGCCCGGCCGCTACCAGCTGCGCGTGGCCGGCTTGCCCGATTCGCCGCCATTCGAGATCAGCGCAAGCGCCTATCAAGCCGTCAACGCCGCCGCCCTCAAAGCCTACTACTTCAACCGCGCCGGCATCGCGCTGGACGCCGCCCACGCCGGCATCTACGCCCGCGCCGCCGGCCATCCGGACACGCAAGTGCTGATCCACGCCTCGGCCGCTTCGCCGGCGCGTCCTGCCGGCAGCCTCATCTCCAGCCCGAAAGGCTGGTACGACGCCGGCGACTACAACAAATACATCGTCAACTCCGGCATTTCGACCTACACGCTGCTGGCCGCCTACGAAGACTTCCCGGCCTACTTTCAGGCGCAGCGCCTCAACATCCCGGAAAGCGGCAACGGCGTGCCGGACATCCTCAACGAAGCGCGCTGGAACCTGGACTGGATGCTGACCATGCAAGACCCGGCCGACGGCGGCGTCTACCACAAGCTGACCAACCTCAAGTTCGACGGCATGGTGATGCCGGCGCAAGCCACCGCGCCGCGCTACGTGGTGCAGAAAACCACCGCCGCCGCGCTCGATTTCGCCGCCGTCATGGCCACCGCCAGCCGCGTCTACGCACCATACGATGCGGCGCTGGCCACGCGCATGCGCAGCGCTGCGCAGCAGGCGTGGCGCTGGGCCCAGGTCCATCCGCGCGACTACTACCGCCAGCCGGCCGACGTCGCCACCGGCGAATACGCCGACAACGACGTCAGCGACGAGCAGGCGTGGGCCGCCGCCGAGCTGTACATCACCACCGGCGACAATGCCTACTACCAGGCGCTGCACGCGCCCGAGCAGGCCATGACCGTGTCCGCGTGGAGCGACGTGCGCGGCCTGGCCTGGCTGTCGCTGGCGCGCCACCGCACGACGCTGGGTGCCGCCGCCGACCAGGCGCTGATCGCCAGCCGCGTCGACGGCCTGGCGCAGCAGCTGGCCGCCGCCTGGCAGCAATCGCCATACGGCATCACGCTGCAAAAAAAGGATTATGTGTGGGGCAGTAACGCCGTGGTGCTGAACCAGGCCATGGTGCTGCTGCACGCCTACCGCGTGAACGGCAAGCGCGCCTACCTGGACGCTGCCCAGTCCGGGCTGGATTATGTGTTGGGCCGGAATGCTGTCGAGCTGTCCTTCGTCACCGGCTACGGCACGCGTTCGGCGCTGCATCCGCACCACCGGCCGTCGGTGGCCGACGGCATCGCCGCGCCGGTGCCGGGCTGGCTGGTGGGCGGTCCGCAGCCGGGCCAGCAGGACCAGCAGGGCTGTCCGCAGCCGTATCCGTCGGCACTGCCGGCGCGTTCATACCTGGACCACGCCTGCTCCTACGCCAGCAACGAAATCGCCATCAACTGGAATGCGCCGCTGGTGTATGTGTCGGCCGGCCTGCAGGCGCTGACGCCGGCCGCTCCGTAA
- a CDS encoding class I SAM-dependent methyltransferase, protein MDWTSGYVSDIEYTSGFYREQSPAWLNFVCLLNGIEPVDLQQPFTYFELGFGRGLTAQLVAASHPNGQFYAADFNPAHVAGASALAKQAQLSNLTLLENSFEELAHGQAKAALPQFDFITLHGIYSWVTAENRRHIVDFIGRYLKPGGVVYLSYNAMPGWAPALPLQRLLVEYADAFPNRSDVQIKGATEFVGQLEAVKAGYLSANPGLKVRLDSLKTASPHYLVHEYLHKHWQPLFHADVARDLADAKMTFAGPADLAYAYPMVFLNDEQRQLIERLPHPEMRETLKDYLLNTSFRKDVFVRGAQHIGARRQSELLAQVGLALTVPRPAASAKMKLTLGEVNGHEALYNVVFDTLAQRPHTLAELQQLPALAGQNIHALAQVAALLSASNQAVFYFPVPDSADHTAAARLNAALAAQTRYGDEHQALCAPLLSNGIAANFLERLFLAAIHQQAELTPESLAGVAWQIMAPSGRRLQKDGVTLQSEQENLALLEIHAKGFLTIGLPLWRTLQVL, encoded by the coding sequence ATGGATTGGACTTCTGGCTACGTTTCGGACATTGAATACACCTCGGGCTTTTACCGCGAACAAAGCCCCGCCTGGCTCAACTTCGTGTGCCTGCTGAACGGCATTGAGCCGGTCGATTTGCAGCAGCCCTTCACCTATTTTGAACTGGGCTTCGGCCGCGGCCTGACCGCCCAGCTGGTGGCCGCCAGCCATCCCAACGGCCAGTTCTACGCGGCCGACTTCAACCCGGCCCACGTGGCCGGCGCCAGCGCGCTGGCAAAACAGGCGCAGCTGTCCAACCTGACGCTGCTGGAAAACAGCTTCGAAGAACTGGCCCACGGCCAGGCCAAGGCCGCGCTGCCGCAGTTCGACTTCATCACGCTGCACGGCATCTACAGCTGGGTGACAGCGGAGAACCGCCGGCACATCGTCGACTTCATCGGCCGCTACCTGAAGCCGGGCGGCGTGGTCTACCTGAGCTACAACGCCATGCCGGGCTGGGCGCCGGCCTTGCCCTTGCAGCGGCTGCTGGTGGAATATGCCGACGCCTTCCCCAACCGCAGCGATGTGCAGATCAAGGGCGCGACCGAATTTGTCGGCCAGCTGGAGGCCGTCAAAGCCGGCTACCTGAGCGCCAATCCCGGACTCAAAGTCCGGCTGGACAGCCTGAAAACCGCCAGCCCGCACTATCTGGTGCACGAGTATCTGCACAAGCACTGGCAGCCGCTGTTTCATGCCGACGTCGCGCGCGACCTGGCGGACGCCAAGATGACGTTTGCCGGCCCGGCCGACCTGGCCTACGCCTATCCGATGGTGTTCCTTAACGACGAGCAGCGGCAGCTGATCGAGCGCCTGCCCCATCCGGAAATGCGCGAAACGCTGAAGGACTACCTGCTCAACACCAGCTTCCGCAAGGACGTCTTCGTGCGCGGCGCCCAGCACATCGGCGCGCGCCGCCAGAGCGAACTGCTGGCGCAAGTTGGCCTGGCGCTGACCGTGCCGCGCCCCGCCGCATCGGCCAAGATGAAATTGACGCTCGGCGAAGTGAATGGCCACGAGGCGCTATACAACGTCGTATTCGACACGCTGGCGCAACGCCCGCATACGCTGGCCGAACTCCAGCAATTGCCGGCGCTGGCGGGACAGAATATCCACGCGCTGGCGCAGGTGGCGGCCTTGCTATCGGCCTCCAACCAGGCGGTGTTTTACTTCCCTGTGCCGGACAGCGCCGATCACACCGCCGCCGCGCGCCTGAACGCCGCGCTGGCGGCGCAGACCCGATATGGCGACGAACACCAGGCGTTATGCGCGCCCTTGCTCAGCAATGGCATCGCGGCCAACTTCCTGGAACGGTTGTTCCTGGCGGCGATTCATCAGCAGGCCGAATTGACGCCGGAAAGCCTGGCGGGGGTGGCCTGGCAGATCATGGCGCCGAGCGGACGGCGCTTGCAAAAAGATGGCGTCACGCTGCAATCGGAGCAGGAAAATCTGGCGCTTCTGGAGATCCACGCCAAAGGCTTCCTCACGATCGGCCTGCCGCTGTGGCGCACGCTGCAAGTGCTGTGA
- a CDS encoding HoxN/HupN/NixA family nickel/cobalt transporter yields MNEALPTIELALLLGLRHGLAPDHLAAIDGLTMRAQPASAPWMGGLFALGHGLTVLLIVALADLASVWLQPDSSFLHAMDWLEWLPGILLLALAALNARTLLRPMQARSVNSIGARLLAPLTAVRPLTAFGIGMLFALGVESILQSLAWGYAATQLGGGSWSALQVAGAFVLGMAFTDALDGYATARISVTAGQQAIQQFRHRIGWPIIVLCTVSGLQLLMSKVCVRCQVAEDGLELLGVGMVTLTLALYAFAWTRGARPSAE; encoded by the coding sequence ATGAACGAAGCACTTCCGACAATCGAACTGGCCTTGCTGCTTGGTTTGCGCCATGGCCTGGCGCCCGATCACCTGGCCGCCATCGACGGTTTGACCATGCGCGCGCAGCCGGCCAGCGCGCCGTGGATGGGCGGTCTGTTCGCGCTGGGCCACGGCCTGACCGTGCTGCTGATCGTGGCGCTGGCCGATCTGGCATCAGTCTGGCTACAGCCGGATTCCAGTTTTCTGCATGCGATGGACTGGCTGGAATGGCTGCCGGGGATTTTATTATTGGCGCTGGCGGCGCTGAATGCGCGCACCTTGCTGCGGCCCATGCAGGCGCGCAGCGTCAATTCCATCGGCGCGCGGTTGCTGGCGCCATTGACGGCGGTGCGGCCGTTGACCGCGTTCGGCATCGGCATGCTGTTTGCGCTAGGCGTGGAGAGTATCCTGCAGTCGCTGGCCTGGGGTTACGCCGCCACCCAGTTGGGTGGCGGCAGCTGGAGCGCATTGCAGGTGGCCGGCGCGTTTGTGCTGGGGATGGCGTTCACCGATGCGCTGGATGGTTACGCCACCGCGCGCATCTCGGTCACCGCCGGCCAGCAGGCGATACAGCAATTCCGCCACCGCATCGGCTGGCCGATTATCGTGCTGTGCACCGTCAGCGGCTTGCAGTTGTTGATGTCGAAGGTCTGCGTCCGCTGCCAAGTGGCCGAGGACGGGCTGGAACTACTGGGCGTCGGCATGGTGACACTGACCCTGGCGCTTTATGCCTTCGCGTGGACGCGCGGCGCGCGGCCGTCAGCGGAATAG